In the Thermodesulfovibrio yellowstonii DSM 11347 genome, one interval contains:
- a CDS encoding D-alanine--D-alanine ligase, producing the protein MKVGVIAGGISSEREVSLRSGQAVFNALKELGYDVVFIDAGIDLCEKIKIEKIDIAFLVLHGGWGENGAVQGMLEVMGIPYTGSGVLASALAMDKEASKKIFLYHGIPVPPFKVLNKKDYISSAVSLSSFSFPCVVKPAEEGSSIGVNIVKNEREFKNAINEAFQFGKRVIIEKFIEGREIHIGVLGDKALGGVEVRPKKGFYSYEAKYTKGLTEYILPPEIDNALYEKLKELGLKAHKSLNCKGGTRVDMIVDQQGNPYVLEVNTIPGMTETSLLPKIASLAGYDFKGLVKEILELSLKNNEK; encoded by the coding sequence ATGAAAGTTGGAGTAATCGCGGGAGGAATTTCCTCAGAGAGAGAAGTCTCTCTTAGGAGTGGACAGGCGGTCTTCAATGCCTTAAAAGAACTTGGATATGATGTGGTATTTATAGATGCAGGAATAGACCTTTGTGAGAAGATAAAAATAGAAAAAATTGATATAGCTTTTCTTGTTCTTCATGGTGGATGGGGAGAAAATGGAGCAGTTCAGGGGATGCTTGAAGTTATGGGTATTCCATATACTGGTTCAGGAGTTCTTGCTTCTGCTCTGGCAATGGATAAGGAAGCATCAAAGAAGATATTTCTTTATCACGGTATTCCTGTTCCTCCTTTTAAAGTGCTTAATAAAAAAGATTATATAAGTTCAGCCGTTAGTCTATCATCTTTTAGTTTTCCCTGTGTTGTAAAACCTGCAGAGGAAGGATCATCTATAGGAGTAAACATTGTTAAAAATGAGAGAGAGTTTAAGAATGCAATTAATGAAGCATTCCAATTTGGGAAACGAGTAATTATAGAGAAATTTATTGAAGGCAGAGAAATACATATTGGAGTATTAGGAGATAAAGCTCTTGGAGGAGTTGAAGTAAGACCTAAAAAAGGTTTTTACAGCTATGAAGCAAAGTATACAAAAGGTTTGACTGAATATATACTGCCTCCTGAGATAGATAATGCTCTTTATGAGAAACTCAAAGAACTTGGACTCAAAGCTCATAAGTCGCTAAATTGTAAAGGGGGTACAAGGGTTGATATGATAGTTGATCAACAAGGTAATCCTTATGTTCTTGAAGTAAATACAATTCCTGGCATGACAGAAACATCTCTTTTACCTAAAATAGCTTCACTTGCTGGTTATGATTTTAAAGGTTTAGTTAAAGAGATTCTGGAACTTTCACTTAAAAATAATGAAAAGTAA
- the ftsA gene encoding cell division protein FtsA: protein MSEMIKVIDIGTTKISFAGAKIESGKLVIDFLKSYPSAGLKRGKIVDMEAMISSIKKSLQDIESTLGIRLKKAFVCSSGSDIEGICSNAAVKVKKREVTEQDVDLAIEAATAMQIPYDRQAVHILPVEFVVDGVNGIKDPVGMKALRLESKVYIITASSSHIQNLITCCNKAGIEVEDIVLQSVASSEATLSEHDKEMGTLVVDIGGGSIDMAVFYDGYLRHVATYGIGGNHITNDLAIGLKIPFHEAERIKTQFGVALPDIRFGSLKFKENEKDIEIVGLDKHSIKIPLNVIKEIIYARCEEILEVLKKEFTSIPQDISISSVVFTGGTSLMQGFISLAEGFLSIPARIGKPDTGLMTVCSEFGLDESIMEQKEEFEEIFTPEFASTIGTIIYAIKTRGFSESYSGLAKLFSKIGTWIMEKTLRKFK, encoded by the coding sequence ATGAGTGAAATGATTAAAGTAATTGATATTGGAACAACAAAAATATCATTTGCAGGAGCAAAAATTGAAAGTGGAAAATTAGTAATTGATTTTTTAAAGAGTTATCCATCTGCTGGTTTAAAAAGAGGCAAAATAGTTGACATGGAAGCAATGATTTCATCTATTAAGAAATCTTTACAGGATATAGAGAGCACCTTAGGAATAAGATTGAAAAAAGCTTTTGTTTGTTCCTCTGGAAGTGATATTGAAGGTATATGTAGTAATGCAGCAGTAAAAGTAAAGAAGAGAGAAGTAACAGAACAGGATGTTGATTTAGCAATTGAAGCAGCAACTGCTATGCAGATTCCTTATGATAGACAGGCAGTTCATATTCTACCTGTTGAATTTGTTGTGGATGGAGTAAACGGGATAAAAGATCCTGTTGGAATGAAGGCATTAAGGCTTGAGTCTAAGGTTTATATTATAACTGCTTCATCGTCACATATTCAGAATCTTATTACATGTTGTAATAAAGCGGGCATTGAAGTTGAAGACATTGTGCTTCAGAGTGTGGCTTCTTCGGAGGCTACACTTTCAGAACATGATAAAGAAATGGGAACACTGGTTGTTGATATAGGTGGAGGAAGCATAGACATGGCAGTATTTTATGATGGTTATTTAAGACATGTTGCAACATATGGTATCGGAGGTAATCACATTACAAATGATTTAGCAATAGGATTAAAAATTCCATTCCATGAAGCAGAGAGAATAAAAACGCAATTCGGAGTTGCATTGCCTGATATCAGATTTGGTAGTTTGAAGTTCAAAGAAAATGAAAAAGATATAGAAATTGTTGGACTGGATAAGCATTCTATTAAAATTCCTCTTAATGTGATAAAAGAGATAATCTATGCAAGATGTGAAGAAATACTGGAAGTCTTAAAAAAGGAATTTACCTCTATCCCTCAGGATATTTCTATATCTTCAGTAGTTTTTACAGGTGGGACATCATTGATGCAGGGTTTTATCTCCTTAGCTGAAGGATTTTTATCAATACCTGCAAGAATAGGAAAACCAGATACAGGACTCATGACAGTTTGTTCCGAGTTTGGTTTAGATGAAAGTATAATGGAGCAGAAAGAGGAATTTGAAGAAATTTTTACTCCCGAATTTGCTTCAACCATAGGAACAATAATTTATGCAATTAAAACAAGAGGTTTTAGTGAGTCATACTCTGGTTTAGCGAAATTATTTAGTAAAATTGGAACATGGATAATGGAAAAAACCTTAAGAAAGTTTAAATAA
- the murB gene encoding UDP-N-acetylmuramate dehydrogenase, translating to MKNIEIFLKENRIPYKKYESLAKYTTLRIGGYADFVVFPDEDSVLKLLEIIRNEGTAYYVIGGGSNLVVHDEGFKGVIINTKQMKRINLEGFTIRTSAGVMLPRLLAFVLKIKLSGIEGLIGIPGTVGGAIKGNAGSFGYEISDCLAEVEIITDKLETKILKKQDITFQYRSSNLVETWLIKSATFSLKEDDGEAFNRMKQFLQRKKQTQPLREYSAGCVFKNPEGQSAGYLIEKAGLKGFRVGDILISHLHANYFINVGKGKANDFLKLMDIVKEKVFKLFSIELVPEIKILEA from the coding sequence ATGAAAAATATTGAAATTTTCTTAAAAGAAAATAGGATACCTTATAAAAAATATGAGTCTTTGGCTAAATATACAACTCTTAGAATTGGAGGATATGCAGACTTTGTTGTATTTCCAGATGAAGACTCTGTTTTAAAATTGCTTGAAATTATAAGAAATGAAGGAACAGCATACTATGTTATAGGAGGAGGCAGTAATTTAGTTGTGCATGATGAAGGATTTAAGGGAGTGATAATCAATACAAAGCAAATGAAGAGAATAAATCTTGAAGGATTTACCATAAGGACTTCAGCTGGCGTAATGTTGCCAAGACTTCTTGCTTTTGTTTTAAAAATAAAGCTTTCAGGAATAGAAGGTCTTATTGGTATACCAGGAACAGTTGGAGGTGCAATAAAAGGCAATGCAGGCTCTTTTGGATATGAAATTAGTGATTGCCTTGCAGAAGTTGAAATTATAACCGATAAACTGGAAACTAAAATTCTAAAAAAACAAGATATTACTTTTCAATATCGTAGCTCAAATTTGGTTGAAACATGGCTTATAAAATCTGCAACCTTTAGTTTAAAGGAAGATGATGGAGAGGCTTTTAACAGGATGAAACAGTTTCTCCAAAGAAAAAAACAGACTCAACCTTTAAGAGAGTATTCTGCAGGATGCGTATTTAAAAATCCAGAAGGACAATCAGCAGGTTATTTAATAGAAAAAGCAGGACTAAAAGGATTCAGAGTTGGAGATATACTTATAAGTCATCTCCATGCTAACTATTTCATTAATGTTGGTAAAGGTAAGGCAAATGATTTTTTAAAGTTAATGGATATTGTTAAGGAAAAGGTATTCAAGCTTTTTTCAATAGAATTGGTGCCTGAGATAAAAATTTTGGAGGCTTAA
- a CDS encoding cell division protein FtsQ/DivIB, with product MKSKKWIILICVFFVVLVGFLAFEEFTVRNVVIIGNKHLTDKEIRAILSIKEGNSIIYPSSKTLYERLKKTPWIKDAIIRKDLNGTMTIYIKESTPVAIAMFNENYYLVDYEAQVLENFTEKIQKDKHVSEVDTKETNPTIFLPIIKNIDPFKNKETLNEAVKLLNFINHKGFVKADDKIIITGNNPDDLTLYINNFPIIVGKGELEAKFAKYLVVNGEIQKRGLNVQYIDLRVPDRVIVKPVE from the coding sequence ATGAAAAGTAAGAAATGGATAATTTTAATATGCGTTTTTTTTGTTGTATTAGTTGGTTTTTTGGCTTTTGAGGAATTTACTGTAAGGAATGTTGTTATTATTGGTAATAAACATCTAACTGATAAAGAAATCAGAGCAATCCTGTCAATAAAAGAAGGGAATTCTATCATTTATCCGTCATCAAAGACTTTATATGAAAGACTAAAAAAAACGCCATGGATAAAAGATGCAATTATAAGAAAAGATTTAAACGGAACAATGACAATTTATATAAAGGAATCCACTCCGGTTGCTATTGCTATGTTTAATGAAAATTATTATTTGGTTGATTACGAAGCTCAGGTTCTTGAGAATTTCACTGAAAAGATTCAAAAGGATAAGCATGTTTCTGAAGTAGACACCAAAGAAACAAACCCAACCATTTTTTTACCTATCATAAAAAATATTGATCCATTCAAAAACAAAGAAACTCTTAATGAAGCCGTCAAACTACTCAATTTCATTAATCATAAAGGTTTTGTAAAAGCTGATGATAAAATAATAATAACAGGCAATAATCCAGATGACCTGACTCTTTATATAAATAATTTCCCAATTATTGTAGGCAAAGGAGAGCTTGAAGCAAAATTTGCGAAATATCTTGTAGTTAATGGCGAGATTCAAAAAAGAGGTTTAAATGTTCAATACATTGACCTAAGAGTTCCCGATAGAGTGATAGTAAAACCTGTTGAATAG
- a CDS encoding radical SAM protein has product MRKIFEKINALLEKEKGTIFKEHGGRIRICLIYPNLYPIGISNLGFQTVYRLFNQRKDIVCERVFLPKDIEDYKKYPLVSFESKTPIYAFDILAFSLCFENDYPSILKILELGKVPYYSFQRNFNHPLVIAGGVLCFTNPEPVAQIFDIIFIGEAEGLIDKFIEVYKFVKNNSYEEDFKENLKREVLKLDGFYVPEAYEEIHDAHGKLIGRQPVWNNASEKIKRVYCKEFTKKFSFSQIITQEAVFSNMFLVETMRGCPFSCRFCLVGHVYKPVRKANIEDLKSKIEELKPFQAGLIAPSITAYKELKELLKISDVELSFTSLRADKSTIEILKTLALRKTVTLAPEAGTDRLRRIIKKEISENDLLLIAQELNETELEILKLYFMIGLPFEKDEEIDEIVNLIKKIRSVFQRKITASVSIFVPKPFTPFQWHRMEKYEIVKEKLKKLKKDTLQIKGFKLVHEVPKYSYMEGYFAKAPRKAISVIERLSKGENFWHFFDEIQDSLYEIKSFNDYLPWDFIEHEGLSKEALWKEYEKAIAIACQTDNI; this is encoded by the coding sequence ATGAGAAAAATATTTGAAAAGATTAATGCTCTATTAGAGAAAGAAAAGGGCACAATTTTTAAAGAACATGGTGGCAGAATAAGAATATGTCTTATATATCCAAATTTATATCCGATTGGAATATCAAATTTAGGATTTCAAACTGTTTACAGGCTTTTTAATCAAAGAAAAGATATTGTCTGTGAGAGAGTTTTTCTTCCAAAAGATATAGAGGATTATAAAAAATATCCCCTTGTTTCATTTGAATCAAAAACTCCTATTTATGCATTTGATATATTGGCTTTCAGTCTTTGTTTTGAAAATGATTATCCATCCATTTTAAAAATCCTTGAACTCGGTAAGGTTCCTTACTATAGTTTTCAAAGGAATTTTAATCATCCTTTGGTAATAGCAGGTGGAGTTTTATGTTTTACTAATCCCGAACCTGTAGCTCAAATTTTTGATATTATTTTCATTGGTGAGGCTGAAGGACTTATTGATAAATTTATTGAAGTTTATAAGTTTGTTAAGAATAATTCCTATGAAGAGGATTTTAAAGAAAATCTTAAACGAGAAGTTTTAAAACTTGATGGATTTTATGTTCCAGAGGCTTATGAGGAAATACATGATGCACATGGAAAATTGATTGGAAGACAACCCGTCTGGAACAATGCTTCTGAAAAGATAAAAAGAGTTTACTGTAAAGAATTTACAAAAAAATTTAGTTTTTCTCAAATAATAACACAAGAAGCTGTATTTTCTAATATGTTTCTTGTTGAAACCATGCGTGGATGTCCTTTTAGTTGTAGATTTTGTCTTGTAGGACATGTATATAAACCTGTCAGAAAGGCTAACATTGAAGATTTAAAATCAAAAATTGAGGAACTTAAACCTTTTCAGGCAGGTTTAATAGCTCCCTCAATTACAGCTTATAAGGAACTAAAAGAATTATTAAAAATTTCTGATGTTGAATTGTCTTTTACTTCCTTAAGGGCGGATAAATCTACTATTGAAATTTTAAAAACTCTCGCATTACGTAAAACCGTCACTTTAGCTCCTGAAGCAGGGACTGACAGACTCAGAAGGATAATAAAAAAGGAAATAAGTGAAAATGATTTATTGCTTATTGCTCAAGAGCTTAATGAAACAGAACTTGAAATTCTCAAGCTTTATTTCATGATAGGTCTTCCTTTTGAAAAGGACGAAGAGATTGATGAAATAGTTAATCTTATTAAAAAAATTCGGAGTGTTTTTCAACGCAAGATAACAGCAAGTGTCAGTATATTTGTTCCAAAGCCTTTTACTCCGTTTCAATGGCATAGAATGGAGAAATATGAAATAGTTAAAGAGAAACTGAAAAAACTAAAAAAAGACACATTGCAGATTAAAGGATTTAAACTTGTTCATGAAGTCCCGAAGTATTCTTACATGGAAGGTTATTTTGCAAAGGCTCCAAGAAAAGCAATTTCAGTGATTGAGAGACTTTCAAAGGGAGAAAATTTTTGGCATTTTTTTGATGAAATACAGGATAGCCTTTATGAAATAAAATCATTTAATGATTATCTCCCATGGGATTTTATTGAACATGAAGGATTAAGCAAAGAGGCTTTGTGGAAGGAGTACGAAAAAGCAATAGCTATAGCCTGCCAAACTGATAACATTTAA